One part of the Arabidopsis thaliana chromosome 4, partial sequence genome encodes these proteins:
- a CDS encoding RING/U-box superfamily protein (RING/U-box superfamily protein; FUNCTIONS IN: zinc ion binding; LOCATED IN: endomembrane system; CONTAINS InterPro DOMAIN/s: Zinc finger, RING-type (InterPro:IPR001841), Zinc finger, C3HC4 RING-type (InterPro:IPR018957); BEST Arabidopsis thaliana protein match is: RING/U-box superfamily protein (TAIR:AT2G38185.3); Has 30201 Blast hits to 17322 proteins in 780 species: Archae - 12; Bacteria - 1396; Metazoa - 17338; Fungi - 3422; Plants - 5037; Viruses - 0; Other Eukaryotes - 2996 (source: NCBI BLink).) has protein sequence MRVTCILQDEFVRWYLGLSFSARVVIYITVLGTIMTITYLVLKFLSECDMEDDTQRLPLVAEEEVTTDWTPPLINESLEVTGKGDVETASFSSSDDVDYSTLCVICFEERRNCFFVPCGHSATCRGCAQRILSEESKVCPICRRVIRKSKRLVLKKL, from the exons atgcgaGTAACTTGTATTTTGCAGGATGAGTTCGTTCGATGGTACTTGGGGCTATCCTTCTCAGCTAGAGTGGTGATTTATATTACAGTTTTGG GAACAATAATGACGATTACTTATTTGGTATTGAAATTCCTGAGCGAATGTGACATGGAGGATGACACACAGAGGCTACCATTGGtggcagaagaagaagtcacCACCGATTGGACGCCGCCGTTGATCAATGAGTCGTTGGAGGTAACGGGGAAGGGAGATGTagaaacggcgtcgtttagCTCGTCGGATGATGTGGACTACTCGACACTGTGTGTTATATGCTTCGAGGAACGTAGAAACTGTTTCTTTGTACCGTGTGGTCACTCTGCCACTTGTCGCGGCTGTGCTCAAAGGATCTTGTCGGAAGAAAGTAAGGTGTGTCCGATTTGCCGAAGGGTGATACGCAAATCAAAGAGATTAGTGTTGAAAAAGCTTTGA
- a CDS encoding RING/U-box superfamily protein (RING/U-box superfamily protein; FUNCTIONS IN: zinc ion binding; LOCATED IN: endomembrane system; CONTAINS InterPro DOMAIN/s: Zinc finger, RING-type (InterPro:IPR001841), Zinc finger, C3HC4 RING-type (InterPro:IPR018957); BEST Arabidopsis thaliana protein match is: RING/U-box superfamily protein (TAIR:AT2G38185.3); Has 30201 Blast hits to 17322 proteins in 780 species: Archae - 12; Bacteria - 1396; Metazoa - 17338; Fungi - 3422; Plants - 5037; Viruses - 0; Other Eukaryotes - 2996 (source: NCBI BLink).), whose protein sequence is MFDATISKCLQLLYMFFRKLNSIKLPSDNDEFVRWYLGLSFSARVVIYITVLGTIMTITYLVLKFLSECDMEDDTQRLPLVAEEEVTTDWTPPLINESLEVTGKGDVETASFSSSDDVDYSTLCVICFEERRNCFFVPCGHSATCRGCAQRILSEESKVCPICRRVIRKSKRLVLKKL, encoded by the exons ACGATCTCAAAATGTCTGCAGCTTCTATATATGTTCTTCCGTAAACTAAATTCCATCAAGTTACCATCGGATAAC GATGAGTTCGTTCGATGGTACTTGGGGCTATCCTTCTCAGCTAGAGTGGTGATTTATATTACAGTTTTGG GAACAATAATGACGATTACTTATTTGGTATTGAAATTCCTGAGCGAATGTGACATGGAGGATGACACACAGAGGCTACCATTGGtggcagaagaagaagtcacCACCGATTGGACGCCGCCGTTGATCAATGAGTCGTTGGAGGTAACGGGGAAGGGAGATGTagaaacggcgtcgtttagCTCGTCGGATGATGTGGACTACTCGACACTGTGTGTTATATGCTTCGAGGAACGTAGAAACTGTTTCTTTGTACCGTGTGGTCACTCTGCCACTTGTCGCGGCTGTGCTCAAAGGATCTTGTCGGAAGAAAGTAAGGTGTGTCCGATTTGCCGAAGGGTGATACGCAAATCAAAGAGATTAGTGTTGAAAAAGCTTTGA
- a CDS encoding RING/U-box superfamily protein (RING/U-box superfamily protein; FUNCTIONS IN: zinc ion binding; CONTAINS InterPro DOMAIN/s: Zinc finger, RING-type (InterPro:IPR001841), Zinc finger, C3HC4 RING-type (InterPro:IPR018957); BEST Arabidopsis thaliana protein match is: RING/U-box superfamily protein (TAIR:AT2G38185.4); Has 30201 Blast hits to 17322 proteins in 780 species: Archae - 12; Bacteria - 1396; Metazoa - 17338; Fungi - 3422; Plants - 5037; Viruses - 0; Other Eukaryotes - 2996 (source: NCBI BLink).), whose amino-acid sequence MTITYLVLKFLSECDMEDDTQRLPLVAEEEVTTDWTPPLINESLEVTGKGDVETASFSSSDDVDYSTLCVICFEERRNCFFVPCGHSATCRGCAQRILSEESKVCPICRRVIRKSKRLVLKKL is encoded by the coding sequence ATGACGATTACTTATTTGGTATTGAAATTCCTGAGCGAATGTGACATGGAGGATGACACACAGAGGCTACCATTGGtggcagaagaagaagtcacCACCGATTGGACGCCGCCGTTGATCAATGAGTCGTTGGAGGTAACGGGGAAGGGAGATGTagaaacggcgtcgtttagCTCGTCGGATGATGTGGACTACTCGACACTGTGTGTTATATGCTTCGAGGAACGTAGAAACTGTTTCTTTGTACCGTGTGGTCACTCTGCCACTTGTCGCGGCTGTGCTCAAAGGATCTTGTCGGAAGAAAGTAAGGTGTGTCCGATTTGCCGAAGGGTGATACGCAAATCAAAGAGATTAGTGTTGAAAAAGCTTTGA